A segment of the Gemmatimonadota bacterium genome:
TTTCACCAATTGGTGCGGGCCGGCTTCTACGACGACACCCGCTTCTACCGGGTCGTGGACGGCTTCATGGCGCAATTCGGGCTCAACGGCGACTGGCAGGTCAACTACGTGTGGAAGGACGAGAATCTCCAGGACGAGCCCGTAGTGGGGTCGAACACCCGGGGACGGCTCGCCTTCGCCAAGGGAGGTCCGCACACGCGCACCACCGAGCTCTACGTGAACTTCGCCGACAACTCCCGGCTCGACGTTCTGGGTTTCTCACCCTTCGCCGAGGTCGTCGAAGGGATGGAGGCGGTCGATCGGATCTATTCGGGCTACGGGGAAGGGCCGCCCGCCGGAGACGGCCCCTACGCAGCCATGATCCACGCCCGGGGGAACGCCTACCTCGACGAGGAGTTCCCCGAGCTGACCAGGATCATCCGAGCTACCGTGATCGAGTGACCGCCCCCGAGCCGGCCGCGTCGGTCCACCGGTCCATGAAGGCGCGGGCTTCGTCGAGTCCGCCGATCCCCTCGCGTCCTTTCCAGATCTCCAGGACTTCGGCGTAAGCCTCAGCCGCCTTGGCATCGTCTCCGACACGAACGTGAGCGCGGGCCAGCCCGAGCAGCGACCGGGGCCTTCTGGGCATGCGCATGAGCGAGGTCTCGAACTTCTCCACAGCCTCCTCGAACATCTCGAGCTCGATCATCATCTCGCCGGCGAGCTCGTGCACCGGCTTTACCGGGTTCGCGGCGCCGCGTGGCGGAGCCATGGCTTCGACCGTCTCTTCGGCATCCTTCATCAGGGCCACGGCACCCTCGTCACCCGTGCTCGCCTTGAGCAAGGCCCCAACCTGACGATGCGCCGCATGTGAGTAGCCCGTGCCACGTGAACGCTCCGCCAGGGCGGCCTCGGCGGCGGCAAGCGCCCCCGTGTCTCCAAGGCGCCATGCGCTGATGCCGATAGCCAGGAGTTCGTTCATGCCCGAGTCTTCCGTGATCCGGCTTCCAGGATCTTCCATCCAGCTCTCGGTCTCGACCACATAACGCGCCTTGAGCAGCGGCAGGGCTCCCATCGCCCGCGCCGTTCCCGCCGATCCGCGAGCTCCCCCGGCGGCGAAGCCTTCGTTGTCCACCATCTCGGTCAGGCGTTCGATCCACAGACGCGCCTTCGCGTAGTCACCCCGCTGGAGGTCGCCGTACTGACCCCAGTCGAGCGAGTGTACGGCATCGCCCAAGGCGTCACCCGGCTCCCAGAGTTCGACCGCCACGTCGTAGGCCGCCTGATTGTGGCCCGAAACCAGCTCCCACATTCCGTGCTGGATGAAGATGTGGGTGGGCATGTGGCGAGCGTGCGATACCGCCGGAGCGATGTCGGCGAACTTGTGGGCCGCCTCGAGCGCGATCGGCGCCATCAGGGGGTTGTCGAAGGCATGGATGGTGTAGTGGGCGGCGCCCGGATGGAGCGGGTTGTCGGCGTGCAGTCCGATGGCGATCGCCCCGGCCCGGACATTCAGCCTCTCGCTCAGATCGCCGGTCGCGCGGGCAGCCCCCAGCAGGGCCAGCGAGTAGAACGCCGCCACCTCTGGATCGTCGGGGTACGCCTCGTGGAGAGCGGCCATCGCTTCCATGTAGCCGACGCGCCGATCAACGTGGTCGCCCTCTCCCCAGAGGATCTCGACCGCGTTCAGAAAGCCCTTCTCGCGCTCGGTGGGCGCCTTGGCCATGCGTTCCGCCCTCGTGGCTCCCAGCCGCAGGAGGGTCTCCCGGGGCTCGGTCGGGTCCATCTGGGTGACCAGCGGGTGGTTGTACGAGAGCGACTCTCCCCAATACGCCATCGTGAAATCGGGATCGACGGCCTGCGCGGCGTGGAACTGCTCGCGCGCCTGCTTCCAGCCAAAGCTGTGCAGGATCGCGACACCCCGAAGGAAATGCTCCTGCGCCTCGCTTGCGGCGGAGGTCGGGAAGGTGATGGCTCCCACGTCCTCGAACTGAGCCCTGCCGGACCCGGGTGCGAGCAGAAGTGCGACGAGGGCGATGGCGAGGGGGGGGCCGAGCCTGAGGGCACGAACGAAATTCTGCATTGGGTTTTCTCCAGATGGTCTCACGATCTTGCTGTTTGCGGTCGTGTCGGGGGATACGAGGTAGGGCGCTGGGCGGCAACGGGCTCCGTCACAGCTCCGTCACAGCGTCGAGACGGCTTCGGCCAAGTTGTCTAGGGCCTTGGCCACCACCGAGCGGGGAGAAGCCAGATTCATGCGCATCCGACCGGCTCCGCCCGTACCGTAGTTGGAACCGGGGTTCAGAAAGACGCGGGCGTTGTTGGCGAACCAGCGCTGGAGAACCTTTTCCGGCGTGACCTCCTCCGTCCCCCGGGCCGTCTCGCGCTCCGCGGTCTCGGCGGCGCCGATGCGGTCGATGAGCTCCGACACCTCCAGCCACGCCAGGTAGGTTCCCTGGCCCTTGCGCAAGTGCGTCATGGGCAGCTCCTTCCGCACGAACTCTTCGGCGTGGTCGTGGTTGGCGCCGAGATATGCGAGAAGCTCGTCGAGCCACTCGTCCCCATCCGTCAACGCGGCGCGCATGGCGACCATGCCCAGCGTGCTCAAGTCGGCCCGGGTATTGTCCTTGACCCGATTCAGGTAGTCCTCGTTGGTGGTGTGATACCAGGCCACCTTCATGGCGGCGAGGGAGAACGACTTGCTGCCCGAAGAGAAGGTCATGCTGTTGGCGACGATCTCCGGGTCGGGCAGGGAGGCGAAGGGGGTGAAGCGGTTGCCTGCGGTGACGAAGTCGCAGTGAATCTCGTCCGAGAGCACGACCACGCGGTGGCGCAGACAGATCTCGCCCAGGCGCATCATGTCCTCCTCCGACCAGCAGTTCCCGGTCGGATTCTGCGGATTGCACAGAATGAAGGAGTTGCAGCGCTGGGCGCGACGTTCGAAGTCGTCGAAGTCGATGGCGTAACGCCCCTCGGAGTCCACGACCAGCGGGCAGTCCTCAGCGACGGTGCGCGTGAACTTGGTGTCGGTGTAGAAGCCCGAGTAGGTTGGAGTGAGGAGCAGCACGCGGGTCCCGGGGGGCGAGAAGGTGTGGAGTGCGGCGATCAGCCCCGGATGCACTCCGGTCGTGAAGACGACCGAACCCGGATCCACCTCGAGTCCGTAGCGGCGCGCGTTCCAGGCCGACACCGCCTCGGAGTACGACGATCCCCGATGCTGGTAGCCCCAGTTCTCGTGAGAGCAGCGATCGGCGAGCGCCTCGGTGACGCACGGGGGCGCCCGAAAATCCATGTCCGCCACGCCCATGCCCGCCTCGATTCCGGGGCCGAAATCCTCCATCGCCTTGTCCCAGCGCACGCTCTCCGTCCCGACTCGCGAGACGACCTCGTCGAAGTCGAACTTCCGGGCGGCGGAACCCGGCACGCCGTTCCCGCCGGCGAGGCCCGTGGGGTCGGCGCGTTCCGATCCGGCCAAGGCGGCCGTCCCGTCGAGCGCCCCGGTTCCCGCTACCGCACCCGCCAGACCGGCGGCGCTCATTCCCTTGACGAAGTCGCGCCTGCCCAGGACTCCCCGGTTCTTCTTCATGTCTTCTACCCGCGTTCGAGCCTACTTCCCGCAATCCCGTCCTACCCTTTCGTTCTAACATTTAATGGGTGGGCAGAAAAAGCAAGCTCGACGCGGTAAACCCTCAGAACCGCAGCCCCGACACGACTCGCGGCGAATAGTCGAACCTCGCCTCGCCGTCCGCGAAGGTGATCGTCACACGGACCCAGCCGACCTGGGGCGAGCCCATCGTCTGGAGTCTCGTGAAGTTATCGAGCGTCCTCCCGGTCCTCCGATCGGCGAGCGGCTGGTCGACGG
Coding sequences within it:
- a CDS encoding peptidylprolyl isomerase; its protein translation is MNLHRLVLTGLLCTLFAPAACSPAEEESADEATSDRNPLLFARTIQRSGPAPDRFRVRFETTAGEFVVEAHREWSPLGVDRFHQLVRAGFYDDTRFYRVVDGFMAQFGLNGDWQVNYVWKDENLQDEPVVGSNTRGRLAFAKGGPHTRTTELYVNFADNSRLDVLGFSPFAEVVEGMEAVDRIYSGYGEGPPAGDGPYAAMIHARGNAYLDEEFPELTRIIRATVIE
- a CDS encoding tetratricopeptide repeat protein, with product MQNFVRALRLGPPLAIALVALLLAPGSGRAQFEDVGAITFPTSAASEAQEHFLRGVAILHSFGWKQAREQFHAAQAVDPDFTMAYWGESLSYNHPLVTQMDPTEPRETLLRLGATRAERMAKAPTEREKGFLNAVEILWGEGDHVDRRVGYMEAMAALHEAYPDDPEVAAFYSLALLGAARATGDLSERLNVRAGAIAIGLHADNPLHPGAAHYTIHAFDNPLMAPIALEAAHKFADIAPAVSHARHMPTHIFIQHGMWELVSGHNQAAYDVAVELWEPGDALGDAVHSLDWGQYGDLQRGDYAKARLWIERLTEMVDNEGFAAGGARGSAGTARAMGALPLLKARYVVETESWMEDPGSRITEDSGMNELLAIGISAWRLGDTGALAAAEAALAERSRGTGYSHAAHRQVGALLKASTGDEGAVALMKDAEETVEAMAPPRGAANPVKPVHELAGEMMIELEMFEEAVEKFETSLMRMPRRPRSLLGLARAHVRVGDDAKAAEAYAEVLEIWKGREGIGGLDEARAFMDRWTDAAGSGAVTRSR
- a CDS encoding aminotransferase class I/II-fold pyridoxal phosphate-dependent enzyme; the encoded protein is MKKNRGVLGRRDFVKGMSAAGLAGAVAGTGALDGTAALAGSERADPTGLAGGNGVPGSAARKFDFDEVVSRVGTESVRWDKAMEDFGPGIEAGMGVADMDFRAPPCVTEALADRCSHENWGYQHRGSSYSEAVSAWNARRYGLEVDPGSVVFTTGVHPGLIAALHTFSPPGTRVLLLTPTYSGFYTDTKFTRTVAEDCPLVVDSEGRYAIDFDDFERRAQRCNSFILCNPQNPTGNCWSEEDMMRLGEICLRHRVVVLSDEIHCDFVTAGNRFTPFASLPDPEIVANSMTFSSGSKSFSLAAMKVAWYHTTNEDYLNRVKDNTRADLSTLGMVAMRAALTDGDEWLDELLAYLGANHDHAEEFVRKELPMTHLRKGQGTYLAWLEVSELIDRIGAAETAERETARGTEEVTPEKVLQRWFANNARVFLNPGSNYGTGGAGRMRMNLASPRSVVAKALDNLAEAVSTL